caaaaacatcattattaatattcattgtaattactagaatggaaaaaagtggttttaatatttaaaaataattttaaaacattataaagtcagtataacaatgtcattgtcaatttagtgcaacagcgaaattctgttgtactgaatgacagaaattttactttggcacattttacagttatcccagtggttagcaaatgctaacattgaccttagctcaaagacatttctacacatattcacatttaaatgttaataaccttgtttgtttacaagagtAACCGTAATATTaggttttctgtgttgtactgaatgacactcagttttgttctttaatgtactgtgtcagtaaaaagacatttttatcagataaagttaaaatgcattgacctcgtgtgtgtgctgaagggtccccaggagtcttttgttgttataattggtcacatgactgcagtagcttgatcgcatattaaaataaggctttttattaacgttgtactgaatgacaactgaagatcgggaaaatggggactgaaagtatcctgaatattattaatattaaaaaacacatctgattgaatattatttaatatgtcacacatgacatttgtacaagtatgccaaagcagtacattttaagttttacttaagattaattagttttttcttaatgttttattacttaaagaggtagggggaccgttgcactgaatgacattttgggggtttcaagggttattttttcaaaaatcatacattttctgtaaaaattactttaggtttcagtaaagatgtacaaatggagtagattgaaggtaaatccacttatattaatataattgtatattatttatcaagtggggacactaagAAGTTACATCTCGTCTttgacccacacacacacacacacacacacacacacacacacaaagataaacatgataaaacaatttaaaaagaaggaattttaaacacaaactgaccaaaataatgttttgtaaatgttgaaaatgttatGTAAATGACGTATATGAGTAAACCCCACAATTACATCTCTTATTACATCAGAATGATTAAGCTGTTCTTATTGTTGTATTAGTGCTatagtagcactgtcgcctcactgcaagaaggtcctgggttcgatccccaggtggggcggtccagttcctttctgtgtggagtttgcatgttctccccatgtctgcgtgggtttactccaggtgctcctgtttcctcccacagtccaaagacatgcaagtgaggtgaactggagacactaaattgtccatgactgtgttggatgtaaccttgtgacctgatacaccttgtgtaatgagtaacgaccgttcctgtcatgactgtaaccacagtgtaaaacatcacgttacatcctaataaacaaacaaacattagtgctatataatgattattatgatgAGATTATTAATGATATATATTATAAGTGTGTGTTGAGTCTCGTACCTTAACGAGCTGCGGTGCGTCGTGGCGGTTGAGCTGGTATTTGGGGAGCTGGTCTTTGTGGACGATCCAGGGGTGATGAAGGACCTGAGAGGAGGTCAGTCTCTTATGAGGATCCACATGGAGCATCCTGGACACCAgatcctaaacacacacacagctcagagGTCAGAGGTCACACACGCATCTCAAACACCAAACTGTAGTGTAGTAATGTAACTGTGGGAACCTTGGCTTCGTTTGAGACGGAGTTCCAGTATCCACCAGTCAggcataatttaccactgctgACCCGAGCCAGGATCTCCTCAACCGTATCATCAGGACCGTTAGCAAACGGGGtgaatctacacacacacacacacacacacacacacaatattaaaTCAGTTCAATCACACATAATTAGGATCTATACTATTCATTccaattgattgattgagtactttaATAATCCCCAAAGGAAAATTGTGGTGtcgcagcagcaataacaattattacaaaaaacatcacacaatgacattacaatgaggtaaatgaaagaataaaaaatattaagacaaatgtaaataccagtaagatataatttaatttaatccaGCCACTTTTTGGACCCTGAGCAGGGTccctaaccctctcagctccagctcCATCATCTGTACTAATCTTCTGGTAGACTACtgaaaaagaattaaacaaTACATGAATGTCAGTAGCAATGCAATCAGATCAGAACACAGCTGAGCATTTCCTCTGTAGTAACACACCCAACAGAAGCTGAAGAAGAACAGAAGAACAGTCAGGACTTTAAGCATATATAGACGGGCAGGCGGGGAcaaggtgggtggatggatggatgaatagatatttTTAGCACCAGAGCTGTAAAGAATATATTTAAACAATTATATTTTAACCACAATATATTTAAACACTCATGTCAGCTAGCACTTACTTCAAGTTTCTGAGATCCAGGCCTCCTTGTAATTTCTCTTTCACAGCATAGTCCTAGAATGAAATGATTTCGGGTGTGTGGTTATCTGGGGCTACAGGTATACTGGTGTTCTGTGGGTGAGGTTGTGAACTGGTTGGTGTActatataaatatgaatatgaataaggaaaaaaacatCCTTGTGTGCTGATGTGGATGAAGGCAGATGCTGTATGTACAATACCTGTGTCTCTCTGTCGGAGACTCTCTCATCCTCAGCAGCTCTCAGCAGCTCATTTttctggaataaaaaaaaatactgtttttaattttgtattttaaaccTGTAGTTAACAGAATGTTACAATAACTCAAACAACATGACACAAATAAGATACTGCAGGGTTTTCCTGGGGTGTTGGTGGGCTGAGGTGGTTATTATAGAGCAGGTCAGGACTTTAACAGAACTATAAACTAACTGATCTTAACGCGTTCTTTAAAACCCAGCTAATAAACCGTTAACGTCCCAATAACTCATTTGAAGATATGTCATAGTGAGATTTGGGTTATTTTCGACTTTCTAAAATGCACGCTCATTTCAATATAATGTAATGGATAATATAAACATAttcctgtttattattataaacgttTTATAAACGTTTTATGATTTACCATCGAGCCTCAGTAGCTTAGCAGCAGTTTGTCGGTCGTCAGATTCTCGCGTCCTTCAATAAATTCTGATTTAATAAAACATGCAGCAGGAATCTCATCTTTAATCAGTACACAGCACCTGAACTCTTCTGAACATGTAATAACTGAAACTGGAGCTGAGTTTGTGGTTTGCTCGgttcacctcactgctgtgtgGAGACAGAGACGGTTGGTTAACGGGCAAGTCAACTGCGCATGTGCAGAAAATAACTGTAGGTGCAGCAAAAATCTGAACCTGAGGTTGATGGAGACCCAGGACGAGGTGGTTAATGGATCTGGAGGTCATCTTCTGGGTAAGTGAAGCCAAAAAACAGCAGCTATCGGTACAGGAAGAATAAATCATTAGAGATGCTACAAGAGCCACTACATCACCAACACTCttctggtgttattgtccccgatcaccactaggtggcagCAGCGTCTCATTACAGATTCACACTGATCTTCTGTTCCATCAATTCTTATAATATTCCTTCATGTTGAGCAGAAAATGAGACCCTGAAGGTGTTGGAGACCCAGGCTGAGCACATTAGAGAGCTCATGAAGTTCCTCCAGGATAAAACTGAGGAACAGATCGAGCTCCAAACGGTGAAAGCTGAGAATGAAACCCAGCAGGAGATGGAGGTGATGGAAGAAAGTTATGAGCAACCTCAGTAAATCATGATCATCATCACCAGCAGCACCCACAAGCCACATACTGGTATGAGGAGAGCAATGCTGTTGGAGGAAGCTGGTATGGACCAGAGTACAGTGGAAACCAGTGGTACCAGTGGTAAATAACCAGGAGCTCCTAGAGAACGTGAGGAGAAACATCTGAACACCAGCAGCACCAAAACATCCAaaataaattcaaataaaagcattaaaaatacaaacacacctgctgcagGAGTTTATTTCAGTCATCTACTAAATCATCTACAGGAAAATACTCAAGTTATCAGGATTAAGGATCAAACCCGGGTTCCTGGAGCTGTTCTCATTCAAATGAAGCGTCTAAACTTTAGATTTAAGTTTCAAAACTCATAAAGAAGATAAAAAACTAAAAGCCTGAAGGTTCTAACAGtgagactttattattatttggattCTGAATTGATTGATGATGGTAATAAAAGATTAAACAGCAGTTTGTGTTTCCAGCAGCTCCGATTCACTCGGACATCAAAAAGTTGAAAGAAATCAAAATCATCTTCAGTTCTGCATCatcagtttgttttgtttgatatgaacagatttttctaacaaataaaagaacaagTTTTACATTCACACAAAGAATCAGAAACACAAAAGAAGAGCTGCTGAGTTTAATTCTGCTCTGAATCTTTGGTGTGACTGAATCGTCTCGTTATAATAAAATCATCACAATAACAGAAACCAGACGAGAAGATAAACCAacacaaaagcaaaataaagaaaaatttaaTCAGCCATAAAATCTAAACAGTGAAACGATTTACTCATGAACCTCAACATGTTTCACTTTTTCctttcattcattatttcatcTTTTAATTCAAGCTGAAACGtctgaaaagaaagaaatgaacatttacagcatttaccaACAGAGACTGAATACAATACAGGGGCCTTGCtcgggggcccaacagtgtcaacctggtgATACTGAGGCTTGAATCAACGACCTTCTGATTAGCAGAAAGAGAACCTGGACTTTTTTAAATGAAGGAGGATTTTTAATCAGGAGGTGATTTAATGATCTGATTGATTTTTAATCTGATAATCTGATCAGATCAGAACCTGCACACAGAGGACGAGGACGGAGCCGAATCACCTCCAAACTCCACCAACATCCTGCAAACGTTTACAGAATCAATTACTGCTCATGAAACACCAatccagatcagatcagatggAACGGTGTGAGATGAACACGTGCttctctggtcagggtcgctggaTAAAAGATTATTTATAAATCAGGACGATTTTCTGCTTTTACTGATAAAAACgttcagaaatgtactttgatgtTTTTTCTGAGCTTTATTAAAATCATTGCAGTCGGTTTGGACCTGATGGGATTAATAACCGGAACTGATGGGATTAATAACCGGAACTGATGGGAATAATAACTGGAACTGATGGGATTAATAACTGGAACTGATGGGAGTGTTTGGTGCAGATGATCAGTTGTACGATATATTGTGATTTTCTGTATCACTGCTGTTTCATTTCGGCTGTGTTTCAATCACACGCTGTGCACTTTACATCCAAGTTTTTAGGCACCCTACAATatttaggattttgtttgtgggaatttatgcccagTTAAAACATCATTTGTGAAGTGACATGATCTGGCTCACCGTTGACACCTGTCTCACAGggccacagtcatgctgaaacgggccttccccaaactgtagccacaaagttagaagcatatcgTTGTTTTTATACAAGTGAAACACCATAAATCAATAATCAGcagaggcgtccacatacttacggtcatattaaataataataatgagacgGTGGATTTAATTGAGGTTTGATTTGTGTTTTTGGGAGGTTCatgttgtgtttattatattttactgaTTAATATTGATTTTAATACTGAGATGATTAATCAGATTATCGTGATATCAAATCAGAATCACGTCGCCATGATCAGTGTTTTATCATCCAGAAACaataaatcatcatcatcataagaAATGATTCTATCAACCCACAtccctacacacacacgcacacactctctctcacacacacacacactctcacacacacacacactctcacacacacacactcacacacacacacacactctcacacacacacactctctcacacacgcacacacactctctcacacacactctctctctcacacacgcacacacactctctcacacacactctctctctcacacacacacacactctctctctcacacacacacacactctctctctcacacacacacactctctctcacacacacacacacacacacacacacactctctcacacacactctctctctcacacacacgcactctcacacacactctctctctcacacacacacacactctctctcacacacactctcacacacgcacacacactctctctcacacacacgcactctcacacacactctctctctcacacacacacacacactctctctcacacacacacacacacacacacacacacacacacacacacacacacacacacacacacagtatattaaTCATTTTACACTGATTGTCGTTTTTGATTGGACGAGCACTTTCATCCCCTTTAGAATATTTGGTCCGCTGCTCCTGATTGGCTGAGGGTTATAAAGGTGAAAGGTCAGAGGGCAGTAGAGGTCTGTTTTTTTAAGCCGCGCCGCTGTGCCAACGTGGAACAACCGATGGGGTCCAACACCGTAGAGACCTTACTGTTCAACGCCAAATACGTGGCCGCCATCGCTTCCTacaaaacaccacacacacacacacacacaaaaataccaaaaccaaccacacacacacacacacacacacacacacacacacacacacacacacacacaacaccacacacaacaaacacccAGCACAAAGATAAACATGATAAGACAATAAGAAGGAATTTTAAACACAAACTGaccaaaataatgttttaaaaagataaaagtATAACAGTGATTCagtactaaataataataataaaataaagagataaatgaCATATATGAGTAAAcctcacaattacatctcttaTCACATCATAGTTATTAAGCTGTTCTTATTGTTGTATTAGTGCTAtataatgattattatgatgAGATTATTAATGATATATATTATAAGTGTGTGTTGAGTCTCGTACCTTAACGAGCTGCGGTGCGTCGTGGCGGTTGAGCTGGTATTTGGGGAGCTGGTCTTTGTGGACGATCCAGGGGTGATGAAGGACCTGAGAGGAGGTCAGTCTCTTATGAGGATCCACATGGAGCATCCTGGACACCAgatcctaaacacacacacagctcagagGTCAGAGGTCACACACGCATCTCAAACACCAAACTGTAGTGTAGTAATGTAACTGTAGGAACCTTGGCTTCGTTTGAGACGGAGTTCCAGTATCCACCAGTCAggcataatttaccactgctgACCCGAGCCAGGATCTCCTCAACCGTATCATCAGGACCGTTAGCAAACGGGGtgaatctacacacacacacacacaataaaaggAACAGTCAGacgggggcaaatacttttttacatgactgcgtgtgtgtgtgtgtgtgtgtgtgtgtgtgtgtgtgtgtgtgtgtgtgtgtgtgtgtcgtaccCAGTGAGCATAGTGTAGAGGAGAATTCCCAAACTCCAGATATCACACGCTTCATCATAACCCTGCTTCTtcaacacctaacacacacacacacacacacacacacacacacaggttaatCCCATACACTACAGTGAATCTTTATGCTGATAGTAGTGTGATGTAATGATGATCAGAACTTCTGTGATAGTTCAGGAGGTCATGCAAGAGATAAACACTTTAGGGATTTACTGTGGGATTAGTGCTGGATATTTAACACCATGAGATCAGGGGATATAAACAGTGGAGCACTAAACCAGAGCACCGTGTAGTGAGGAGCATGTGGTTCAGACACTGATAATTACTACACATTACATAATACACCTGTATaacaacgtgtgtgtgtgtgtgtgtgtgtgtgtgtgtacctcaggtGCGACAAAGTTAGCAGTGTAGCATGGCGTCATTAACAGGCCGTTCTCAGCTCGGAGCTGTTTAGCGAATCCAAAGTCACAAATCCGGATGGATTCAGGATTCCCAGATTCATCCACATACAGGATATTACTGGGCTTCAGATCTCTGTGtacaacctacacacacacacacacacatcacacacacacacacacacacacgcacacatcacacacacacaaacagaaacaaTATTAAATCAGTTTAATCACACATAATTAGGATCAATACTATTTATTCTAATCAGCAGCCACTTTTGGGGCCCTGAGCagggcccctaaccctctcagctccaggggcaccatctgtgtttatatatgtatgtgtgtgtgtgtatgtatatatgaggttgtatacatgtatatgtatatatgagtgtgtgtatgtaaatgagtgtgtatatatgtgtgtgtatatatgaggttgtataaatgtgtgtgtatatatgtgagtgtatatatatatatatatatatatatatatatatatatatatatatatatatatatatgtgtgtgtgtgtgtgtgtgtgtgtgtgagaatgtgtgtatatatgtgagtgtgtatgtatatatgtatgagagtgtgtgtgtgtgtgtgtgtgtgtgttctcaccCCCTGTTTGTGGAGATAATCTACAGTTTTGGTGATGGTGTGTAGGACGGCGCTCGCTTCTCTCTCGGAGAAGAACTTCTGACGGAGGATTTTATCTAGCAGCTCTCCACCCTTCATCAGCTCTGTTACCAGATACACTGAGCGTCCATCATCGTaaacctgacacacacacacacacactcttaatgtaaacacaaccaGCAGCTCAAACAGAGGAACATGAgtgaggaacacacacacacacacacacacacacttacatcttTCAGTGTGATGATGTTGGGGTGCTGTCCATATCTCAGTAAGATCTCCACCTCCTCCCCCGGGTCTCTCTTCTCTTTATTAATGATCTACAATCAATCAACAccaattattcatttaattatcctctaataatcacaatacaccccccaacacacacacacacacacacacacacagagcagagaCACAGGAGACATTACAGTAAGccatgatgaggatgatgatggtgtgtgtgtgtgtgtgtgtgtgtgtgtgtgtgtgtgtgtgtgtgtgtgtgtgtgtgtgtgtataccttGACAGCGTACTCCATCCCTGTACTCTTGTGGACGCAGCGTTTGCAGATGGAGTAGGAACCCACACCGATGTCCTCCTTCACATCATACACATCACTGAACGCTAACGCCCCACGatgctaaaacacacacacacatttcattccacagaataacacacactaccacctCAAACATGGTCAACTGTTCCTTCAAAGAACATGTTGTCATAATGATTGGGGGTGTACAAACCTTTGCATAAGGTTGAAGCACTGTGCTAGTGTAGgtctatagtgtgtgtgtgtgtgtgtgtgtgtgtgtgtgtgtacctggagcACAGTACTGATGCTGGTGTTGGTCTGTATTGGAGGTTCACTCTGATCTTCATCTCCTGTTGCTACAAAACTGAAGCCTCTGAAGAGCTGATGGGCGCTGGCACtcgggggaacacagggagagtctacacacacacacacacacacacacacacacacacacacacacacacaaaccagttACAACATTAATTAGTCTTAACCAGTTTAATTTGCTAACCCACCACTGCAGAGAGCTCAGGCACCGTGGTGCTATTGACCTGGTACAGCcggccgtgtctgagggagggaggtccGACCGGGTTTTCAGTCTTCAGCTCTCATTAAGGGAACCAAGGCCTCAGTAAAGCTCTAAAATAACAGATGAACCTGTTTTACCTCGTGGAGTTTTGGCGGTGAATTCCACGTCGAAGTAGAGCGTGTCGTCCGGTCGAGTAATGGCGGGTTTAAACGGAGGATTCATCTCCCTGCGGAACAGTTTCTATAGAAACAACAAtgatatttattatcattattatcagtgttattattacaattattaatgattatttatcattattatattagttatttttactatatgttatatttattagcattattattgttgctgtttttatatttattattattgttattacatttgctattattatattacttattctattattattaataacattattgaATTCTTTTTTTCAGACTTCGTCCTACACCttttagccaaaagtatgtggacaccccttcgtTTACTTTTGGTCACATGGTGAACATCATCAGAACCACAGACTGAAATGAATCTGACTCACGTTCCAGTCGATTGTGGAGAAGAACGGGTGTCTCTTGATCTCCTCGACTCCGTCCGGCCCGGCTCCTGAACACACCATCAGGATTAAAAATCCatcttacatttattaaagttctaCATGAGTTCTCACTGGTTTTAGTGGTTTTAGTACCGAGACGATTTCCGGGGTTTCGTTTGAACAGGTTCCTCAGGAGGGACTGAGCTTCAGAACTCAGGAACTGTGGCATCCCAAGCTTCGCTCTATAACACACACAAGTTTCACCAAAGAGTAAAAACATTATCAAAGTTTGATCTCCTGACTCGTTCAGAATCATTACGATTTATTTCTGTAGGTTTAGGGGGTAAATAAATCGTTACTCACTTTAGGATCATGGTCATGGTCTCTTTCCGATCCTTCCCCTGAAACGGCAGCATCCCCGTCAACATCTCAAACTGGAAACAAAAACAATCAACGTTAACCAGACGTACAAGAGTCACGTTTACCAAACACACAgcatcatacactatatggtcaccaatatgtggacacctgatcattagCTTGTAGGACATTCCATCTCAAATCCAcgggcattaatatagagtcCCACCTCCCTTCCCAAACTCTTCTAAAAGGGTTTTCCATAACATTTTGGAATGTATCTATAcacatttgtgcccatttgtgaAGTCAAACACTGACGTCAGACAAGAAAGCCTGACTCACaatcgacattccaattcatcccaactTTTAATGGGAGTGAGATCTGTACGCTGGCATAATTTAACTGATTATCTGTTAGtaatgagtgtggctgaaacacctcagTAATTaagaggggcgtccacatactttaggacATGCAGTGTGAACACGTGAACTACTGATGTTTTGAGGAATCATGAAGATGAGCATGTGCAGAAGGTTTAACACACTGGGTACAAAGTGTATAAGCCACGCCCACTTACCATCAGCACGCCGTAAGACCACCAATCAGCAGTGTGGGTGTGGCCTCTGCGATTCACAACCTCGGGCGCCATGTACTCCACCGTACCACAGAACGAGTACGCTTTATTCTCATGATCAACCGACTCCTTACTGAGTCCGAAATCtgttaaacaaacacacacacacacacacgcacacaccccTGTTACAACAGATACACCTCAtgcacaaaagtatgtggacacctaaaaaTCCCGTTTAAGTCAAACAACATTTTCCTCCTTTGATGCTATAACTGAATGTTGCACTACATTTTGGAACGAGACTGCAGGAATTTGGTACTGGTGCTGTTTGTTTAAAACATATATTTTCTATAGCTGGTTttgtacacctgttagcaataagtGTTGATTCAACACCTGAACTCTGTCATTAGaagttgtgtccacatacttttggtcattatgACACGTAAATGATGATGAGAATGAATTTTCTCACCTGTGAGTTTGATGTGACCCTCTACATCCAGAAGAATACTGAAATGAGTGGGACAAACATGTGTTGACATTCATAAACCAAACAACAGCTGTAAAACCTCTGCACACCAGACAAAATGCTTCAGATCGACTGTCATTTAAGCTAAAGGTGTAACAAACCCGCCTGAACACAAGAACATTTCAGCATTTTGGAATATGGTGCATCACTGAACCCATGAAGAACCAGAGGTTTTAAAACCTTCTGAAAAGCTGTAGATTAACTAAGGAGAAAAGTCCACAGGGGTTCATCAACCACTTCGTACCAGGGGTGTGAATAGTTTTGGAGCTGAGTGAATGCACCAGGCTGTACGTGTTAATGTgactgaatgtgtttgtgtacttCTCAGGTTTGAGGTCTCTGTAGATGATTCCCAGGCCGTGTAGATGATTCAGCGCCAGAGCGAGTTCAGCCAGGTACAACTTCACGTCCTCCTCCGTAAACATCACCTGATCACACACAGTAATAATATACGGTGAAGCTCGCTCAACTGTGGACAGAATTCTACTACAGATTGTGTGCTGTGTGTCAGGCTGTACGATGAAGAGTTTGTACAGTCTGCTGGTGTAGCATTAACGAGTGTGTACCGGCTGTGTATCAGTGTAAATGTTGTTTTGGGATTTTGAACTTTCAGAAGGTTTTTCAGGTGAGATGCTGACAGTTGTAGCTGATTTTTAGGTGTTTTTGTGGTTCTTGTATTACATCCAGACAAAATGGATTTTGTACAAAGGCTTCCTAGACTTTCCATTGTAATTATTGCTCTAATTGCTTCAATTaaactaaccctatttatatgggcatgGGATATTTAGGCATGGTGTTTTGACCCAGCAGTTAATTTATACAAATGTTAGAAAGttaaatttaaagttaaatgtaaatattttgggCAAATCAACAAGTTTCAATGATTCAGTCAAAAAAAGAACTCTGGGAAACGCATGTAGTTTAGTAATGTGTGTAAATATTGGCCTTAACTGTTTTTATATGTTATAACAGAGTAGtagcaataaaatacaattaaaaacaataaaaaaatacatttaaatttagtATCAGATATCAGACAGACACGGAGAGAGAGAATGAAGTGTTTACCtgttttaaatcagataaaaatCAAATCTAGCAAAATTATAGTAAAATGATTCCCCAGATTCACAATGTATcgattaaaaaataatgaacagctgataattagatttttatttatcttttatatTACATTCATGTTACAAAAACTGATACTGATAATGCTAACGCTGCTAAATTAGCTCGATAATGGCACAAATCAACTTTTAAGTGAAGAATCGACTCCAAGCTTTGGTGTCGTCTCTAAGTTTTTTTGAGCCTGGAATCTTGGAACCGACTCTAATGAATCAGACTCCCTGAAGTTTTGACTCACACttgaatgaaaatgaaataataataattatttatttatttatttgggttttaacgccatgtttaacacatctgTGTCTTTTTATGGCAAAACaggtattattttcattttgagGTCTGTGAGGTAGCATAAATTTATGCCATATTCCAGatctgtttatttgttaaaatgaaataataaaataataataataatactaagttTCTAAAGTAAAGCAGCACTGCGACCTAAACACAGCTACTGGCTGATAAACATGACCTGAAGAGAAGAGAAATGAACTCTGACCTCTTTGGAAAGGCGTGTGAACAAATCTCCACCTCGTAAAAAGTCCAGGATTAAATAGAGCTTCCCTTCAGTCTGGAACGCTGAGAAGAGGAGAAGAAGTTTCAGTCTAAACACATCCATCCTCCACAGAACCCTCACTGTTTCAGGCCCAGGTGGAACATTCCCCCCCAGGGTGATATTTTAGGAGGATTCACC
The DNA window shown above is from Trichomycterus rosablanca isolate fTriRos1 chromosome 26, fTriRos1.hap1, whole genome shotgun sequence and carries:
- the rps6ka3a gene encoding ribosomal protein S6 kinase alpha-1; translation: MPLAQFADPWHKPAVGLLEHEDDSMGDDFPPITDEGRVKEIQITDLVKEGSEKAEPQHFELCKVLGQGSFGKVFLVRKVIGPDAGQLYAMKVLKKATLKVRDRVRTKMERDILVEVNHPFIVKLHYAFQTEGKLYLILDFLRGGDLFTRLSKEVMFTEEDVKLYLAELALALNHLHGLGIIYRDLKPENILLDVEGHIKLTDFGLSKESVDHENKAYSFCGTVEYMAPEVVNRRGHTHTADWWSYGVLMFEMLTGMLPFQGKDRKETMTMILKAKLGMPQFLSSEAQSLLRNLFKRNPGNRLGAGPDGVEEIKRHPFFSTIDWNKLFRREMNPPFKPAITRPDDTLYFDVEFTAKTPRDSPCVPPSASAHQLFRGFSFVATGDEDQSEPPIQTNTSISTVLQHRGALAFSDVYDVKEDIGVGSYSICKRCVHKSTGMEYAVKIINKEKRDPGEEVEILLRYGQHPNIITLKDVYDDGRSVYLVTELMKGGELLDKILRQKFFSEREASAVLHTITKTVDYLHKQGVVHRDLKPSNILYVDESGNPESIRICDFGFAKQLRAENGLLMTPCYTANFVAPEVLKKQGYDEACDIWSLGILLYTMLTGFTPFANGPDDTVEEILARVSSGKLCLTGGYWNSVSNEAKDLVSRMLHVDPHKRLTSSQVLHHPWIVHKDQLPKYQLNRHDAPQLVKEAMAATYLALNSKVSTVLDPIGCSTLAQRRGLKKQTSTAL